ACAAACAGCAACTTAACATTTCCACAGACGTAGTTCCACATGACATTGACAGAGACTTACTGCACAACAGTCACAATAAACAGAGGCGAAAGAAAAAAGACTACGAAAAACAACAACACCTACTCAGGCGTACATAAATTGCGACAGACATTGTTGACATGCTCAGTCCTATATGTTACCACGGTCTCAATACTTATCTATATATATTGTTTAATATGTTTTGTATACGCCATACTGAAATTGTATGCACCATAGATATATAATTACTAGAAGGAACAAAGCACCTCAGACAGACCACAGCAATTTGACTGGATTGTACACACACTCAGCAACCTTACCGAATGACACACATGTTAGTCCCTTCAGAGATGTGTTTTCATTTTTCAGGTGTATAAAAGCTTTGTATGTCAGTTGCCTTTAGAAAGAACATGGGCTTKTAATCTCTCTATCTCCTAACCAGGATTCCTAATGGCTATGGAGATCGAGTRCTTGAGACCAGAAGAGAAATCAGAAATGTCTACTTgaggaatattttttttcaatttttgctgGCACGTCTTTTTTTGTACCGTATTTTATCAGCCAACACAAAATGTACACGTTGTTTGTGGCAATAAGCAGTTTATTTTTGTATGACCCGaatgtgtgcttgttttgtcaaatGTATTGATTACCATTGgaaataataaaaatgttatcCCACTGAGATGCTTCTAAATTTCATTTTGGGGACATTAAACCAAACATACCATTTGTAGTTTATGGCTGTGTCTTGTTATATACCACACCATTAAATAGAGTGCCTTCAAGTAttcaactgtaactcagccacctaggaacattcacggtcttcttggtaagcaactccagtgtagatttggccttgtgtcttaggttattgtcctgctgaaaggtgaattaatctcccagtgtggtggaaagcagattgaaatCAGGTTTTTCTCAAATTTTGCCGTGTCCATTCcgctgattatttattttttatctggaaAAACCCCCGTCTTTAATGATTacatgcatacccataacatgatgcaaccaccactatgcttgaaaatatggagtggtactcagtaatgtgttgttggatttgccccaaacacaacacttcgTATTCAGGAcgaaagttaattgctttgccacattttttgcagtattactttagtgccttgttgcaaactggatgcatgtttggaatacttgtattctgtacaggtttccttcttttcactgtcaattaggttagtattgtggagtaactacagtgttgatccattctcagttttctatcacagccattaaattcaaactgttttaaagtcactattggcctcatggtaaaatccctgagaggtttccttcctctctggcaactgagttagtaaggACGCCAgcatctttatagtgactgggtgtattgatacaccagccaaagtataattaataacttcaccatgtgcaaagggatattcaatatctgctttgtATTTATACCtatcatctaccaataggtgcccttctttgcgaggcattggaaaacctccctggtcattgtgattgaatctgtgtttgaagttcACTGCTTGACRgagggaccttacagataattgtgtgtgggatacagagatgaggtagtcattcaaaaatcatgttaaacacttattgcacacagagtccatgcaacttatgtgacttaagcTTATTTTTTTACTCctattttggcttgccataacaaaggggttgaatacttattgactcaagacattacagcttttcaatttttattaattagtatacattttcaaaaaacattccacgttgacattataggctattgtgtgtaggccagggacACAAAAACCTCTAAACTTAatcgattttaaattcaggctgtaacacaatttatttaggaaaaagtcaaggagtgtgaatacattctgaaggctctgtataccACAAAATTAAACCAGACCATTACCACACTGTTAAATCAAATCCTGTTAAATTTGTTGCACTGGAACTAAGGCTGGCACAAAAATCGTATAGTCGTGTACCCGACAATGACGGACAATAACcgtgacatttgaaaataaatattgtcATAATCGTCTTGACATTCATTGTAGGACGGGGGATTCAACTATATTCACAAGTAGATTGTTTACCCAATAACAGTTCTTCATTATTAAATGAGGGTAAAGTTAGTAATCGTTTTATTAACAGAACAGCATGGTGGAAAGAAGATTATTTTCCAAAAGTTCCAGGCGATCAAAACCATTCGTTTATGAGATGTGCTGTACGTATGAGATATGTCGTACAGTGGCGAGTTTAGCATGTGAATCAAGGTggggcaaaaataaataaaaaagtgggatgcatgccagcagtCACTacgcaacactaaacaatacattaattacactttaacggtgacaaacggtgcccacaaactgttagggcctacataaagctgtcccaacacccgctacacctggctatcagtggagccttgtctggcagcgaaacagttcattcaSCCTCATTCACTGCCTTTAAAAAactgctgatatggctgacttgcttaaacaaatgtgttttttactgacatttgagatgtacaaactatggcataaggggacaacaaacGAATAAAATgaaatctgtaatttcgattgagacattaatgagcgagccaggacagacatagtcaatataactacttgttcagcacttttgaaatgtacagcgacagagttcagaacatgggccgttcttacagtgtttcCCCTGaataccaagtcagaactgtaggataaataaagggagcatataagcaaacaatgaaagcacatacaatattcgatgattacattctcaaaaacaggttataggctacatgtgcaccaccgagCCAAAACAGTAAATTTAATCtaaattaagagttgaaaatataccaaattattagggtgaggcacatgggctactaacagcttactacacaacatacacttactattactttcttagctacagtatacacatctccctggcatattacataatttatgcagcagcatataagacattttttggactcaccttgttgtgatgtgctcacttaaacaggaaggtggtgctgcggtccttcgtgggcaaattttgtcatcaaagaacgacaaagaggccggatttacaattccggaTTTACAAggcgagtccaaaaatgtattatatgctgctgcataaatgatgcaatatgccagggagatatgtatactgtagctaagaaagtaatactaagtgcatgttgtgtagtaagctgttaagtagcccaccctaataatttggtctattttcaccttaatttcacctactgttctgatttggtggtgcacatgtagcctataacctgtttttgagaaatgtaatcatcaaatattgtaagagctttcactgtctgcttatatgccccctttatttatcctgcaGGTCCTGACTTGGTGTGGCCCATGTTTTGaatctgtcactgtacatttccaaaagtgctgaacaaatagttttaatgactacgtcagtcctagctcgctcattaatgtcttcatcgaaattacggattgcctcttatgccatagtttgtacatctcaattgtcagtagaacccacatttgtttaagcaagtcagccatatcagctatgtttttttttaaaggcaataaatgaggctgaaagaactgtttcgctgccagactaGGCTCGGCAGTTGTATAGTGCAATCAATGtgctgtttagtgttgtgttgtgtagcggctttgctggcatgcatcccacatatatattttttgccccaccgagatttacatgctaaaatcgccactgatgtggattataattaatgggcatttttgtaggggtttatttattttattttttattgtaagggaaaatcaagtcagaaattttaaagtggaaaaattacaaacttcagaaaactttttaaacctaaaatacactacaagtgttttcttgcaacagggtgatcaaagtAAGATACTAAAACAGTATCTGCTCTTCTCTATCTGCTCTCGTACTTATGATCTACCGACACTTTTGATATTGCCCAGAATATATAAGTCCATGGCAGTAACCTCTAAAAACTTGAGCTTTGAACAAAATATTTGTCCACTCCTTTGCCATATGTTCTACAATTCACTTAAACTGCTGAAACATTTGAGTACTAAAAGTAGATGCATTATATGTTCAGTGATTTGTTAACTGTCATGTCACTGTAAAACTGTGCACAAAGTTAGCAGCTTACACGTAGCTAGTAATGACATTGGTGGATATACGATGTTGCAAATATTGGCTAATATAAGCACAGGCATTGACTTACTGGATACAAAAAGTGTGCTGTTCCTATTTTTGGGAAATGGACCATTGCTTCCTCCCTTGCCTAGGTCTAAGTAGGACCTGGCTAGGACCAATCACTAAGTTATCTGGATAGGTGAAAATCCATCTTTCTACGGAATTAATTTTTACCAATTGTGCTATGCCAGATCAAGTAGCTAGTAACGTTTTGTAGTTAGATTTGATCTGCTTCTGTGCGTTCTGATTTATCCATGCCCTCTGAGATGCATTGCTCTGGCATCACTGACTGTGCAGGCTTTGCAGTAGAACACGGAGTGGTGATGCTGCCGTAGACGTGGTCGCTATACCGTATGTATAGTATTCCTTTAGCTATCTATCTAAACGTTTTTTTGAGTAACACCAGCAAACATGCTGGACTTTGCGATATTTGCAGTGACTTTTGTCATCATTCTGATCGGCGCAGTCCTCTATTTGTATCCAGTAAGTCAATGCCTGTGCTTATATTAGCCAATATTTGCAACATCGTATATCCACCAATGTCATTACTAGCTACGTGTAAGCTGCTAACTTTGTGCACAGTTTTACAGTGACATGACAGTTAACAAATCACTGAACATATAATGCATCTACTTTTAGTACTCAAATGTTTCAGCAGTTTAAGTGAATTGTAGAACATATGGCAAAGGAGTGGACAAATATTTTGTTCAAAGCTCAAGTTTTTAGAGGTTACTGCCATGGACTTAGAATATGTAAACCCCACCCCATTTKTTGTCATGTTTCATTTATGATATGTCTCTCTTGAAACTGAATGTAACATGcgtgattatttttttaaatcaagtcaTCAAGAAGTGCTTCTGGTATACCAGGTCTCAACCCTACAGAAGAGAAGTGAGTAGCCTATGACAAGATGTGTTTTACAACTTTCTAAGTACTGTCTCTCTTTAGCCCTCAGGTAAGGTCACCACACTTGACCTGAGCCTGTATTTATAAAGCGTCTCTGTAGGAGTACTGATCCAGAATCAGATCCCCCTGTCTATTCATCTCCatataaaaggcaaaactgatcctagatcagcgcgCATACACTAGGTTCATATTGGTTTATTTGTCTCATTCTCTTAATCTAGGGATGGAAATCTACAAGACATAGTGAACCAAGGCAGTCTGCATGAGTTTCTGGCTAGTCTACATGGACAGTTTGGTCCTGTGGCATCCTTCTGGTTTGGAGGACGCCCTGTGGTCAGCTTGGGTTCAGTGGATCAGCTACGGCAGCACATCAACCCCAACAGGACTAGTGAGtattggggagggagggaaactATTGGGAGGAAAGGGTAACATGTGCTCTGTCCCTACTAACATACCACTTAAAATGCATGCTTAAAAGTTTGCACCATTCTAAGTGGAATGCAGGTATCGATAGACGTTGTAACAGATTCAGGTGATTTCTGTTTTACAtgtacagtgttgttttgaaATTAAGAAACAGTAACATGTTTTCCACTGTGACATCTTCTACCCTTACTTGTAGCGGACTCATTTGAGACAATGCTGAAGTCGTTGCTAGGGTACCAGTCASGAATGGGTGGAGGGGCCACAGAGGCTGTAATGAGGAAGAAGTTGTATGAGAATGCCCTCAACAACACCCTGAAGGAAAACTTTCCCCTGCTGCTGAAGGTTTGCCTCTTACACAATGGCTCATTTGGCAGTTTTGTATATTTGGCTGTAGTATTCTGCAATACTTTCTTATGTTTTTGTGTATCCATTTAGTATTTGTTTACTCAAGCTTTTTGTGCTCACTTCCCTGGGATGTTATAGtttagtagcctagtggttagattgttgggccagtaactggaaggttgctggattgaatccccgagctgacaaggtaaaaatctgtcgttctgcccgggtgccgaagacgtggatgtcgattaaggcagccccccgcacctctctgattcagaggggttggtttaaatgcggaagacacatttcagttgaatgcMttcagttggacaactgactaggtatccccctttcccattgacacacactctctgtctccctcccttcccttttGTCCTGTTCTAGCTGGTGGAGGAGTTAGTGGGGAAGTGGAAGTCTTTCCCTAAGGACCAGCACACACCCCTCTGTGCCCATCTGCTAGGATTGGCCATGAAGGCTGTCACTCAACTCGCTCTGGGTGACCGCTTCCGGAATGATGCTGAAGTCATCGGCTTCCGAAAGAACCATGAGGCWGTGAGTTAGCAGTCACATTTAAAGTCACCGTTTCTTGTGAAAAGATGCCCATTACGACCTGTGTTGTTTGCAGATTTTCACTGATAATTCCTTTTACTTGTCAGATCTGGTCAGAGATCGGAAAAGGCTATTTGGACGGTTCCATGGAGAAGAGCTCCATCAGAAAGGAACACTATGAGAGAGGTGAGTGAGAACTAGTTCACTGCTATGGATCATATGTGTTACATGTACATCTCAGCATTAAGAGAACTTCCACTTCCTTACTGAATGTATCTGAAATAAAAAAGAGATTGTTAGAGTATCTCCCTATGTGTATAAATTCTCTGTCCTCGTGCTAAGTACATWattttttcctagccaccgtgcttctacacctgcattgcttgctgtttggggttttaggctgggtttctgtacagcactaagatatcagctgatgtacgaagggctatataaataaatttgatttgattatgttttTTTACAGCGCTGGCAGAAATGGAAACAGTGCTTATGTCTGTGGCTAAAGACAGGAAAGGACAAAYGAGCCAGACAGCGTTTGTGGACYCTCTTCTCCAGTCCAACCTCACAGATAGACAGGTGATGCACAGATTCCTTAATTATAAGGAGAATGGACTCATAGGGGCAGAGCATAGAGCCTCTTGTTGCTGTTACTCACGTGTAGAGGAAAATAAAACTTTCTTCCTACTTTTGTTTGAATTAATTCTTGTTTTCATTGATTCTCTTTTGTAGGTGATGGAGGACAGCATGGTATTCACACTGGCAGGTTGTGTCATCACAGCTAATTGTGAGTACTAGTAATAAATAGATTATGCCTATCTACGTTAGAACTTGCAGCTTTTATGSTGTATCCAATCGTCATTTTTTTCTGAACAAATAAAATCATACATTTGGTTAGTATTCTGTCAGAAAATCTTTCTCACAAACTGTTGATGTTTCTCTTTGTGGTTGTAATATTTTCCCAGTGTGCATCTGGGCAGTACACTTCCTGTCCACGTCAGAGGAAGTTCAGGAGAAGCTGCATCAGGAGCTGGAGGATGTTCTGGGCTCTGAGcctgtctctctggataagatcCCACAGCTCAGGTGACCTCTGACTCTGTCTGACAGCCAAATAACATCAACGATGTGATGCAGTGTAATAGAGGTGTTTCAGATCCACTCTTGCATGATGAGTACCTTATATGAGACCTGAAGACTGGTGTGAGCTTCCTGAGCTGATGCCTAAGCTAACAGGGGCTAACAGCCTTGTGGTCCACATGACACCCGGGTTCAAAKCCTGGTCGATCACACCAGAAGGGGCAGGTATCCTCATGGTATCCTCATGGTGGCATGTCTTCAAGGTATATTTATAGATACATGTTATCATGCCTATCAAATGCATCTTCTATACTATAGGTACTTCCAGCAGGTTTTGAACGAGACTGTGCGGACAGCCAAACTGACGCCCATTGCAGCCCAGCTCCAGGAAAATGAAGGCAAAGTCGATCAGCACATTATTCCTAAAGAGGTATCTTATTCTCCTCTTCCCTACTTAGTCCCTTTATTATCCACATCTCACTGTCACAGTCAGCAAGTGCTTGTGGATGTAAAATGAACAGAAGTTTAAAGTGAATAATGAAAACACTTTATTCCTATGTTTCTTTTAGACACTGGTGATCTATGCCCTTGGGGTAGTCCTACAGGATGCAGACACCTGGAGCCGTCCCTACAAGTCTGTTCATATGCATTTTTGCCAACTAAAGAGGCAATTTTTGCTGGATATTTTTGGTACCGATTTTGATTTCTTGCACTTTGTCCATCCAGGTTTGACCCAGATCGATTCACAGAAGATTCAGCCAGGAAAAGCTTCTCTCTGCTTGGATTCTCAGGGAGTCAGGCCTGTCCTGAGCTGAGGTAACGGGGATGGGAAAGGATAGTGGCGTGCACTTGAGATTAACCAAGGGGCTAGGGCATTTTCTAGTTGTAATTACACAGGAGCAACTTCTTATACAGTTTTACCATATTTCTTCTACAGTATCAAATGAAAGGAAATGGAGAGGATGTGGGCTTGTAACTAACTTTTTATACCACCATTTTGCCACCTTTCAGGTTTGCATACACAGTGGCCACTGTCGTCCTCAGCACTGTAGTGCGCCAACTGAAGCTGCATCAGGTAAAGGGACAGGTGGTAGAGGCCAGATCTGAGCTGGTGTCAACGCCTAAAGATGACACATGGATCACTGTGAGCAGAAGAAGCTAAACTAACAGTGGACATTTGTCTCAAACTCCATCTGTGGAAGAGGAACTGTGTTATTTGGGAAGGTGCTTGTCAGTTAGCCTAGATTCTAGACCGAGTGGAACTGTTAAAATAACTTTAAACATGATGGCGCGCTTTGTAGGGCTATTTGTCAGTCAGCTCTTGAACATGGTTTTGATTAGCTCAAGTCATTGCCAATGGCGACTCGTCATTTGAGCTAACACCTGAAGTAGCTTTTTGTTCCGCCTATTTCGATATGAGGATCAGTACCTATCTTTTCAAGTTACATGATCATTGATGTATTGTCTTAAACCTTGCCTTAAACCAACATTCCAGCTGAACTGCCTTCCAAAACACGTGGTCCCCACTCCCCCAGATATATGGCATTTTTGACagttcatttttaaaataaagtttaCACTACTCTTGTGTTAGGATAGGAATATAATATTTTGCACATTTGTTGCAGCCCCACTGTTGTGAGCATATCTTGCCACCTTCAAGACATCTMTGCCATTATTATCAACAAGTGCTCACTCTGTATCTGCAGGGTCTCTGGTTCAATCCCCAGCCCTGTTTCCCCTGTATCGCTACATTAGCATTGgttgtttaaaataaaaataatattattaacAGCCTTTTTCCAGGTGGTATTATTTCCTTTCAAAACAGAATCTTGAGGTTTTCTCATAATTTACACCAGTCACAATGTAAATTGACAAGGAATTGAAAGAGCAAAGATCTAGATATCATATCCACTTAAATTTGTCACAGATTGTCATACACTCCGTCATACTTGGGATGCCCAACGCCACRTCTGCATGAGCGTTGGAGAGGCTGGGATCTGGRATGCATTGATTGCTAAAGATGTGAAAATGGCGGAGTTACAAATGCTTTTGGAAGAGGAGATTCCAGCTGGACGTAGTGCTTTATTAGATAGTTTTACCAATTTGGAAAGAGTTGCCGAGTATTGCGAAAGCAACTATGTTCAGGTAATGATAATTTTATAACATGATCAATTATATATTCTACGAGTATCATCTTTAACGGTATGCGAGGTGATGGCTACGAGCTTTGCCGATGAGGTGCAGCGACTCAACTGCAAGGGTGCTCCTGTTAGCGCGACCAAGCTAGGCTATAGATAACTAGCTAACCTTAGTTAGCTACTTCATGCggaacgtagctagctagctatggttTTCCTAATTTGAAAACATTGGTTGCCGTTCTCCAACCATCATACATGTGTCGTCATTTCTCAAACGTTTATGTAGTTGTTAGTATTTTTACTAACTTGACTTCGTTAACTATTTACATCCAACCAAATaatgcttgctagttagctagctaactagttgtgCTAACTAGCTGAGTTAGCACGAATTATCTGGGCACAGCTGGTTTCATGATTGACAGTGTCGTGATGGGGTACACAAGGTATTCAGCTAAGGTAAATAAGTAAGGCATTTCATTGGATTTCAAATGATGGGACACGTTCTGATACCAGAAGAAAACCAAATAAGCCACAAGTAAACGAATTATGACTATAGCAAACGAGCTAGCTAATTCCAACTAGCCACGGTTTCTAGTTAGCTGCACTGCTAGCTGCCATTGCTGTCAAATTCTCCAGTGGCACGGGTTTGAAATTCCCAACTCATgtcaacattagctagctgttAACATTGGTCGTGAAGAAATTATATATACCATGTGTGGCACTTGTAAGCGTTCTTCTCCTGCCAATatttaacgttagttagctaatgttaatgttacagccttatgtGTGCCAAAGCAAGTCACTGCAGATTGGATAGGAAGATTGGACAGGACACCCTGTATCATCAATGCCGAACTTATTGTWCTACTGACTGTA
This region of Salvelinus sp. IW2-2015 linkage group LG12, ASM291031v2, whole genome shotgun sequence genomic DNA includes:
- the LOC111970928 gene encoding cytochrome P450 20A1, which gives rise to MLDFAIFAVTFVIILIGAVLYLYPSSRSASGIPGLNPTEEKDGNLQDIVNQGSLHEFLASLHGQFGPVASFWFGGRPVVSLGSVDQLRQHINPNRTTDSFETMLKSLLGYQSXMGGGATEAVMRKKLYENALNNTLKENFPLLLKLVEELVGKWKSFPKDQHTPLCAHLLGLAMKAVTQLALGDRFRNDAEVIGFRKNHEAIWSEIGKGYLDGSMEKSSIRKEHYERALAEMETVLMSVAKDRKGQXSQTAFVDXLLQSNLTDRQVMEDSMVFTLAGCVITANLCIWAVHFLSTSEEVQEKLHQELEDVLGSEPVSLDKIPQLRYFQQVLNETVRTAKLTPIAAQLQENEGKVDQHIIPKETLVIYALGVVLQDADTWSRPYKFDPDRFTEDSARKSFSLLGFSGSQACPELRFAYTVATVVLSTVVRQLKLHQVKGQVVEARSELVSTPKDDTWITVSRRS